In Halobaculum limi, one DNA window encodes the following:
- a CDS encoding class II aldolase/adducin family protein has product MSDRDAPPADPDVLREARQAVVDHAPDLARLTPGRTGNLSVRDGDRFAVTPTGVAYDAFDVADVPVVDLDGDRVAGRMKPSSEVPMHRHIYRGYGSDAIVHTHSPWATTMAVLHQELPPIHYMIVAVGKRVPVAEYAPYGTEELAANVVAAMEEAEATASFIENHGLVVTADDIETALEHTTHVEDLSRLYLQSSAVGDPVELPESELDTAIDQFEGYGQDSA; this is encoded by the coding sequence GTGAGCGACCGCGACGCCCCGCCCGCAGACCCGGACGTGCTTCGAGAGGCACGGCAGGCGGTCGTCGACCACGCCCCGGACCTCGCGCGACTCACGCCGGGGCGAACGGGCAATCTCAGCGTCCGCGACGGCGACCGCTTCGCCGTCACGCCCACCGGGGTCGCCTACGACGCCTTCGACGTCGCCGACGTGCCGGTGGTCGACCTCGACGGCGACCGCGTCGCCGGGCGGATGAAGCCCTCCAGCGAGGTGCCGATGCACCGCCACATCTACCGCGGCTACGGCTCCGACGCCATCGTGCACACCCACTCACCGTGGGCGACGACGATGGCCGTCCTCCATCAGGAACTCCCACCGATCCACTACATGATCGTCGCGGTCGGTAAGCGCGTTCCCGTCGCCGAGTACGCTCCCTACGGCACGGAGGAACTCGCGGCCAACGTCGTCGCCGCGATGGAGGAGGCCGAGGCCACCGCCTCGTTCATCGAGAACCACGGCCTCGTCGTCACCGCCGACGATATCGAGACGGCACTCGAACACACCACCCACGTCGAAGACCTCTCGCGACTGTACCTCCAGTCGTCGGCCGTCGGCGACCCTGTCGAACTCCCGGAGTCGGAACTCGACACCGCCATCGACCAGTTCGAAGGGTACGGACAAGACAGTGCATAA
- a CDS encoding 30S ribosomal protein S7 — MSDAEQDADPEAPEPDAPADSEQATENALLFGEWDVSEIEYSDPSTRRYMNVTPIAHTQGRHASKQFQKSEVSLVERLINRLMQTEENTGKKQQAQRIVRDAFDTIHSRTEDNPVQVLVEAVENAAPREETVRLKYGGISVPKAVDVAPQRRVDQALKFIAEGVQGSSYKTTTSAPDALADQLIGAARYDVQTYSISQKEETERVAAAAR; from the coding sequence ATGTCTGACGCAGAACAAGACGCCGACCCCGAGGCACCGGAACCAGACGCCCCCGCCGACTCCGAGCAGGCGACCGAGAACGCCCTGCTGTTCGGCGAATGGGACGTCTCCGAGATCGAGTACAGCGACCCCTCGACCCGTCGCTACATGAACGTGACACCCATCGCGCACACGCAGGGCCGTCACGCCTCCAAGCAGTTCCAGAAGTCCGAGGTGTCGCTGGTCGAGCGACTCATCAACCGCCTGATGCAGACCGAGGAGAACACGGGCAAGAAGCAGCAGGCTCAGCGCATCGTTCGCGACGCCTTCGACACGATCCACTCGCGCACCGAGGACAACCCGGTGCAGGTGCTCGTCGAGGCCGTCGAGAACGCCGCCCCGCGTGAAGAGACCGTCCGCCTGAAGTACGGTGGCATCTCCGTCCCGAAGGCCGTCGACGTCGCGCCCCAGCGCCGCGTCGACCAGGCCCTGAAGTTCATCGCGGAGGGCGTGCAGGGCTCGAGTTACAAGACGACGACGAGCGCCCCCGACGCGCTCGCCGACCAACTCATCGGTGCGGCACGCTACGACGTGCAGACGTACTCCATCTCCCAGAAAGAGGAGACCGAGCGCGTCGCCGCCGCCGCCCGCTGA
- the rpoA2 gene encoding DNA-directed RNA polymerase subunit A'', which produces MTDSVEKFVDAHDEVTEDIALVVEDTELPRRLKDRIYDTIDERDGVTTEQANEIAQAAESRFLDTRVDPLDPVGTVSAQSIGEPGTQMTMNTFHYAGVAEMDVTQGLPRLIELVDARKTPDTPIMIVHLDEEHATDRQKAHEVVWQLESTKILALGDVSTNVADMLVSVDLNEETLLERWPTYDDAVEVAKVVADIIEDSLGVTTRRSGTNIQFGPDEPSYRQLLQLVEQLRDIVFKGIEEVTRVVIRKEEVDDGDEEYVLYTEGSAFSDALEIEGVDASRTTCNNIHEIYRTLGVEAARETIINETMETLEEQGLDDVNIRHLMLVSDIMTNRGTVESIGRHGISGSKESVLARAAFEVTVNHLLDAAIHGEADDLNGVIENVIVGKPVAIGTGDVDLRMGSAPDVKSADD; this is translated from the coding sequence ATGACTGACTCCGTCGAGAAGTTCGTGGACGCCCACGACGAGGTGACCGAGGACATCGCCCTAGTCGTCGAGGACACGGAACTCCCGCGACGGCTGAAAGACCGCATCTACGACACCATCGACGAGCGTGACGGCGTGACGACCGAACAGGCCAACGAAATCGCACAGGCCGCAGAGTCGCGCTTCCTCGACACGCGCGTCGACCCGCTGGACCCCGTGGGGACCGTCTCCGCGCAGTCCATCGGTGAGCCAGGGACGCAGATGACGATGAACACGTTCCACTACGCGGGCGTCGCGGAGATGGACGTGACCCAGGGGCTGCCCCGACTCATCGAGTTGGTGGACGCCCGAAAGACGCCGGACACGCCGATTATGATCGTCCACCTGGACGAGGAGCACGCGACCGACCGGCAGAAGGCCCACGAGGTCGTCTGGCAGTTGGAGTCGACGAAGATCCTCGCGCTGGGCGACGTGTCGACGAACGTCGCGGACATGCTCGTGAGCGTCGACCTCAACGAGGAGACGCTGCTGGAGCGGTGGCCCACCTACGACGACGCCGTCGAGGTCGCGAAGGTCGTCGCCGATATCATCGAGGACTCGCTTGGCGTCACGACCCGGCGCTCGGGAACGAACATCCAGTTCGGTCCCGACGAGCCGAGTTACCGCCAACTGCTCCAGTTGGTCGAGCAACTGCGCGACATCGTCTTCAAGGGGATCGAGGAGGTCACCCGCGTCGTCATCCGCAAAGAGGAGGTCGACGACGGCGACGAGGAGTACGTCCTCTACACCGAGGGCTCGGCGTTCTCGGACGCCTTAGAGATCGAGGGCGTCGACGCCTCGCGCACGACGTGTAACAACATCCACGAGATCTACCGCACGCTCGGCGTCGAGGCGGCACGCGAGACCATCATCAACGAGACGATGGAGACGCTGGAAGAACAGGGGCTGGACGACGTGAACATCCGCCACCTGATGCTCGTCTCCGACATCATGACGAACCGCGGCACCGTCGAGTCGATCGGTCGCCACGGCATCTCCGGGTCGAAGGAGTCCGTCCTCGCACGCGCGGCGTTCGAGGTGACGGTGAACCACCTGCTCGACGCGGCGATCCACGGCGAGGCGGACGACCTCAACGGCGTCATCGAGAACGTCATCGTCGGGAAGCCGGTCGCAATCGGGACCGGCGACGTCGACCTGCGGATGGGGTCGGCTCCTGACGTGAAGTCCGCCGACGACTGA
- a CDS encoding 30S ribosomal protein S12, translated as MANGKYAARKLKKDRQKRRWSDSEYARRERGLSEKSDPLEGAPQGRGIVLEKVGIEAKQPNSAIRKCVRVQLIKNGKQVTAFCPGDGAISFIDEHDEVTIAGIGGAKGRAMGDLSGVNYKVEKVNGVSMIELVRGNAEKPVR; from the coding sequence ATGGCCAACGGCAAATACGCCGCGCGCAAACTCAAGAAGGACCGTCAGAAGCGACGATGGTCCGACTCCGAGTACGCGCGCCGCGAACGCGGTCTCTCCGAGAAGTCCGACCCCCTCGAAGGTGCCCCGCAGGGTCGCGGGATCGTCCTCGAGAAGGTGGGGATCGAAGCGAAACAGCCCAACTCGGCGATTCGGAAGTGCGTCCGTGTCCAGCTGATCAAGAACGGCAAGCAGGTCACGGCGTTCTGTCCCGGTGACGGTGCGATCTCGTTCATCGACGAACACGACGAGGTCACCATCGCGGGGATCGGTGGCGCGAAGGGTCGCGCGATGGGCGACCTCTCTGGTGTCAACTACAAGGTCGAGAAGGTGAACGGCGTCTCGATGATCGAACTCGTCCGCGGCAACGCGGAGAAGCCGGTCCGCTAA
- a CDS encoding NusA-like transcription termination signal-binding factor, whose product MRVEISDEARQYIGTFDDLVGVAPVDCLVEDDGDRLVFLLPAGEMAEAIGPGGRTVDRVEEQLGAEVELVENADTPEAFVANALAPAAVRGVTVSRQNDVVAYVEVVDADRGVAIGAGGRNIEAARTLAKRHFDIDDVQLA is encoded by the coding sequence GTGCGCGTCGAGATATCCGACGAGGCGCGGCAGTACATCGGGACGTTCGACGACCTCGTCGGCGTCGCGCCGGTCGACTGCCTCGTGGAAGACGACGGTGACCGCCTCGTCTTCCTCCTCCCGGCAGGGGAGATGGCCGAGGCAATCGGCCCCGGCGGACGAACCGTCGACCGCGTCGAAGAGCAACTCGGAGCAGAGGTGGAACTCGTCGAGAACGCCGACACGCCGGAGGCGTTCGTGGCGAACGCCCTCGCCCCCGCGGCCGTCCGGGGCGTGACAGTGAGCCGGCAAAACGACGTCGTCGCGTACGTCGAAGTCGTCGACGCCGACCGCGGCGTCGCCATCGGCGCGGGCGGGCGAAACATCGAAGCGGCGCGGACGCTGGCGAAGCGCCACTTCGACATCGACGACGTGCAGTTGGCCTGA
- a CDS encoding mechanosensitive ion channel family protein — protein MFRLLVQTGTPTESGPVQELVTSSGALLDVVTFVAVSVGVYLLGRATVFPLAVRAVRARNRNNPTIQSATETYLAAVLAGAALVVGVAAAGYGSVFSESALLIAALTFAVGTAGRDVLGSLVSGLFLVADPDFNVGDWIRWPEGEGVVEAVDFRVTRVRTVDYETVTVPNTQLTSNVITRPFGRDRVRITETVHLGYDADVERARELLRDLANEEPRVLADPAPTTRVAELGEGLVTLQAEFFVDDPAGGGLVEVRSRFRTHVLEAFEDADITLGPPSGRELSGAVDVRVDGEESRGEIGGR, from the coding sequence GTGTTTCGTCTCCTCGTACAGACGGGAACGCCGACCGAATCGGGTCCCGTCCAGGAACTGGTGACGTCCAGCGGCGCACTCCTCGACGTCGTGACGTTCGTCGCCGTCTCCGTCGGTGTGTACCTCCTCGGTCGCGCGACGGTGTTTCCGCTCGCAGTTCGGGCCGTCCGCGCACGCAACCGAAACAATCCGACCATCCAGTCGGCGACCGAGACGTACCTCGCGGCGGTGCTGGCGGGCGCCGCACTCGTCGTGGGCGTCGCCGCCGCGGGGTACGGGTCGGTATTCTCGGAGTCGGCGCTACTCATCGCGGCGTTGACGTTCGCCGTCGGTACTGCCGGGCGCGACGTGTTGGGATCGCTCGTGAGCGGCCTCTTTCTCGTCGCCGACCCGGACTTCAACGTCGGGGACTGGATTCGCTGGCCCGAGGGTGAGGGCGTCGTCGAGGCCGTCGACTTCCGTGTGACCCGTGTGCGGACCGTGGACTACGAGACGGTGACGGTGCCGAACACGCAGTTGACGAGCAACGTCATCACCCGCCCGTTCGGGCGCGACCGGGTTCGCATCACCGAGACGGTCCACCTCGGGTACGACGCCGACGTCGAGCGTGCCCGCGAGTTGCTCCGTGACCTCGCGAACGAGGAACCGCGGGTGCTCGCCGACCCTGCACCGACGACGCGGGTAGCCGAACTCGGCGAGGGCCTCGTCACCTTGCAGGCGGAGTTCTTCGTCGACGACCCCGCGGGCGGTGGCCTGGTCGAGGTTCGCTCGCGGTTTCGCACCCACGTCTTGGAGGCGTTCGAAGACGCCGACATCACCCTCGGCCCACCCAGCGGTCGAGAACTCTCTGGTGCCGTCGATGTGCGCGTCGACGGGGAGGAATCACGCGGCGAAATCGGGGGACGGTGA
- a CDS encoding DUF7344 domain-containing protein, translating to MQDEWFGLLSNDLRRTILFELLERHGEGETIAVDELPMEEYDPRTAQTLLYHIHLPRLDSAGVISWDRDEETVEHGPQFEDLKPLLEATAPLLDLPTESDE from the coding sequence GTGCAAGATGAATGGTTTGGGCTGCTGAGTAACGATCTGCGGCGGACGATATTGTTCGAACTGCTAGAGCGACACGGCGAGGGCGAGACGATAGCTGTAGACGAGTTGCCGATGGAGGAGTACGACCCGAGGACTGCCCAGACCCTACTGTATCACATCCACCTCCCGCGACTGGACAGCGCAGGCGTCATCTCGTGGGACCGTGACGAGGAGACGGTCGAACACGGCCCGCAGTTCGAAGATCTCAAGCCGTTGTTGGAGGCGACCGCACCGCTGTTGGACCTGCCGACCGAGTCCGACGAGTGA
- a CDS encoding HAD family hydrolase, with the protein MTVNAVLFDLDDTLYPYDPCNDAGRRAAFETYRDRGGDLAADAFEKRRRQARAATKRAVAGTASSHNRHIYYQQVVAALPGPFDADLARALGDAYWDGYLAELSAFPDTRETLSTLVEANVDVGIVTNLTTRIQLRKLARLGVDDLLDTLVTSEEVGREKPAPPVFTTALARLDRTPSETLVVGNSPVNDIEGANALGMETALFNGPADADTDGLRRPDHHLDSLAAVLEVAL; encoded by the coding sequence ATGACGGTCAACGCCGTGTTGTTCGATCTGGACGACACCCTCTACCCGTACGACCCCTGCAACGACGCGGGCCGCCGTGCCGCCTTCGAGACGTACCGCGACCGCGGGGGCGACCTCGCTGCCGACGCGTTCGAGAAGCGACGCCGACAGGCACGCGCGGCGACGAAGCGTGCGGTCGCCGGGACCGCCAGCAGTCACAACCGCCACATCTACTACCAGCAGGTGGTCGCGGCGCTCCCCGGCCCGTTCGACGCCGACCTCGCGCGAGCGCTCGGCGACGCCTACTGGGACGGCTACCTCGCGGAACTGTCGGCGTTCCCCGACACGCGCGAGACGCTCTCGACGCTCGTCGAGGCGAACGTCGACGTGGGCATCGTGACGAACCTGACGACGCGCATCCAACTGCGGAAACTCGCCCGCCTCGGTGTCGACGACCTCCTCGACACACTGGTCACGAGCGAGGAAGTCGGGCGCGAGAAGCCCGCACCGCCGGTGTTCACGACGGCGCTCGCGCGACTCGACCGCACGCCCTCCGAGACGCTCGTCGTCGGCAACTCCCCCGTCAACGACATCGAGGGTGCGAACGCGCTCGGGATGGAGACGGCGCTGTTCAACGGTCCCGCAGACGCCGACACGGACGGCCTGCGACGACCAGACCACCACCTCGACTCGCTGGCGGCGGTGCTGGAGGTGGCGCTGTGA